A stretch of DNA from Microlunatus sp. Gsoil 973:
CTTCCTGTTCCAGGAGGGCGCCGGTCCGCTGTTCGACATCGGCCCGTACTACTTCACGGCTCTGGTGCAGTTGTTCGGGGCGGTTGACTCAGTGGCTGCGATCGGCTCCAAATCGCGGGAACAGCGGGTGATCGGATCCGGCCCGAAGGCGGGCGAGACCTTCGACGTCACGGTGCCGACCCACGTCAGCGCGGCGGCGAGGTTCGCCGGCGGTCAGTCTTCGCAGACGATCCTGTCCTTCGATTCGGCCGCTCGCCGGATCCTGTTCGAGGTCAACGGCACCGAGGGCACGCTGGTGGTACCGGATCCCAACACCTTCGACGGTGAGGTCAAGATCATCCGCCGCACCGACGACGACTGGCAGACCGTCGCCAGCACCACAGCGTTGTCCAGTCGTGGCACCGGCGCGCTGGACATGGCCCGCGCCATCCGGGAAGGTCGACCGCACCGGGCGACCGGGGCACAGGCCTACCACGTGCTGGACATCATGGAGTCGGTGGCCGAGGCTGCGCTGTCCGGCGACTACGTCAAGCTGGACAGCTCGGTTGAACGGCCCGAGTTGCTGCCCGAGGACTGGGATCCGAAGGCCAAAACTCTCTGAGAATCCGCCGACAGCACACCGGTACGGGCCCGGACACCGTTACGTTATTGCGGTGACCGGGCCCGTTGGTTTGCAACCGAACCGCCTTGAACAACCGAATCGGGCACTCACCGGTGTCGAACAACGCATCGAAGCGGCAGCCCGCCGGCTGATCACCCGACTGCCGGACCGGCGGGGCAGCCGCTGGCTGGTCGAGTTCCTGGTTTTCGGCGCCAAGCAGGCATGGGCGTGTGTCTTCGGCGTGGCCATGCTGCTGGTGCTGCTGGCCGCCAAACTCTGGTATCCCGAGGGCGCCTGGCTGGCGCGCAACGATGCCGTCACCCTGGCAGCGGTGATCATCCAGACGATCATGATCACCACGAAGTTGGAGACCTGGCGTGAGCTCCGGGTGGTGTTGATCTTCCACGTCGTCGGTACCGGGATGGAACTCTTCAAGACCTCGATCGGGTCCTGGAGCTATTCCGCCGGCGGCTTCCTGCACCTCGGTGCGGTGCCGCTCTACAGCGGCTTCATGTACGCGGCGGTGGGCTCATACATGGTGCGCGTCCACCGGCTTTTCGATCTCCGGTTCACCCGCTACCCGCCGTTGTGGCTTTCGGCCGCCGTGGCCGCGGCGTGCTATCTGAACTTCTTCACCCACCATTTCATCCTCGATCTCCGCTGGCTGCTGATCGCGGCCGTTCTGCTCGTCTTCGGGCGGAGCATGATGTACTTCCGGGTCTTCGGCCGGCAGTTGCGGATGCCGCTGCCCTTGGCCTTCGGGTTGGTGGCGACGTTCATCTGGTTCGCCGAGAACATCGCCACCTGGGCGGGTGCCTGGTTCTATCCAGATCAGCTGGCGGGCTGGCAGCCGGTCGGTCCGACCAAACTCGCCGCCTGGTTCCTGCTGATGATCATCTCAGTGGTGCTGGTCACCTGGGTCTACCCGCCGGTGCCGCCGGACCTTGTCCCGGACAACCTCAGCTGGGGGCGCTCGTCTGCACCAGCGCGACAGCGCCGGCAACGCACGCGTAACCGCGTCCGGGAGTGATCGCAACCGGGGCCCGCCGGGGCAGCGTGACGCCGAGCAATTCCCCGTCGTAGTCGACGTTGGGCTGCAACAACACACCGCAGCGGGACTTTCGGACCGCCTTCGTCCAGTGGCTGTAGAGGGTCCGCAGATCGTCGGCGCGACCGGAGGCGATCACCACGATGTTCGACAGCCCGGCGCTGAGCAGGTTGCTGATCGCCTGATCCGCGTCGTCAACTCGTTCGGCGTCATCGATCAGGATCACCAGCGGGCCGGAGTGGATCCGCGCCCCGGCCATCAGCGCCGGCAGTTCGTCGGCCACGACCGCGACCCGGTCGAGCAGGGGGCTCCCGGACAGCGGCGAACGCCGGTCGCAGGCACCCCAGACGCTGACCGGCGGGCCGGCGGCATGCGTCGCGCCGCGCAACGACTCGGCGATGGCCAACAGCAGGGTCGACTTACCAGACCGCGCCGAGCCGGCGATCAGCAGGTGTTCGCCCTCGTACAGCTCCAGGTATTG
This window harbors:
- a CDS encoding Gfo/Idh/MocA family protein; this translates as MAGTGPVGVGIIGAGVISKTYLENLTSFPDVEVLAIGDIVKEAATARAEEFGIATSGGPEAVLEHDGVELVINLTIPAVHAEVASSAIAAGKNVFNEKPLALERVSAKALLEAAEAKGLRVGCAPDTFLGSGLQEARKLIDRGDIGEPLSALTLMQSPGPESWHPNPAFLFQEGAGPLFDIGPYYFTALVQLFGAVDSVAAIGSKSREQRVIGSGPKAGETFDVTVPTHVSAAARFAGGQSSQTILSFDSAARRILFEVNGTEGTLVVPDPNTFDGEVKIIRRTDDDWQTVASTTALSSRGTGALDMARAIREGRPHRATGAQAYHVLDIMESVAEAALSGDYVKLDSSVERPELLPEDWDPKAKTL
- a CDS encoding DUF817 domain-containing protein → MTGPVGLQPNRLEQPNRALTGVEQRIEAAARRLITRLPDRRGSRWLVEFLVFGAKQAWACVFGVAMLLVLLAAKLWYPEGAWLARNDAVTLAAVIIQTIMITTKLETWRELRVVLIFHVVGTGMELFKTSIGSWSYSAGGFLHLGAVPLYSGFMYAAVGSYMVRVHRLFDLRFTRYPPLWLSAAVAAACYLNFFTHHFILDLRWLLIAAVLLVFGRSMMYFRVFGRQLRMPLPLAFGLVATFIWFAENIATWAGAWFYPDQLAGWQPVGPTKLAAWFLLMIISVVLVTWVYPPVPPDLVPDNLSWGRSSAPARQRRQRTRNRVRE